The Mesorhizobium sp. M1D.F.Ca.ET.043.01.1.1 genome contains a region encoding:
- a CDS encoding trifunctional glycosyltransferase/class I SAM-dependent methyltransferase/polysaccharide deacetylase: MTHNPLVSIVVPVHNAEATLARALDCLLDQEIVDWEAIIVDDASTDRTPAMIAGYAKRDARFRTLSSRAQSAAGARNSGISTARGRWLVFLDADDWVDAGFLAKMLAALKAAPEAVAAYCGSRRVMPDGGLTPSSIAPEVAIQPFETFARRCAIRTHALLVDRETIVELGGFDVSLRTCEDWDLWQRLARLGKRWVMVDEPLAFHRIGPDSLSRNSTQMMADAEIVITRGFSPDPRVEHPAPAHANGAIEANGCTASEALAWFALWNAASDCGRGSRPINPQSLRALPVGRKWARKVAKVVVDGLIVGSLSVPAQLAARWDRFGASLAELIIELGKVWGDPVAGRRAQYHLEQMLLDCDDLAAPRRLARTLGIRVDARNPTAIELPEGIDQIHACLMMDGRIEARVQFAALGTVTRRHWIELIANLMPPERLAPGAGADTSNMLAAEASLSMAGRRSDRDSHFGKLARLAAEARRLVRSSAEPAKPLAAPRRRPAADAHDNDRTSFWNRYFATEDPWNYGSPYEQEKYERQLEILPAGPIGRALELACAEGHFTRRLAPRVGHLTATDISAIAIGRARARCSDQPNVEFGVLDFAADTLPGEMDLIVCSEVLYYLDDLAELRRVAKKVVEALAPGGSFISAHAFVLGDNIERTGFDWNTFGAQAIAETLAGIDGVVLDRSIQTELYRIDRFRRLSPDDVATEPVIDHVPIRAPIEIGVARKIVWGGARALRRDVARSERRQSIPVLMYHSVADDGPAALARYRCTPAAFAGQMAWLRANGFHAITSEQLEWFIANRHPFAGRPVLITFDDGFQNFADHAWPTLRANDLTAEVFLVTDLVGESAQWDAFSGPPTPLMDAGTVRRLAGEGAFFGSHMATHRAIDGLSSSELAAELLRSRMFIERWTSRSTTAFAAPFSVTDRRLGRLARECGYRIGFGGRHGPADLDCDLIDLPRIEIRGDRSLDDFVAIVEAVLE, translated from the coding sequence GTGACGCATAATCCCTTGGTTTCAATCGTGGTTCCCGTGCACAACGCGGAGGCAACGCTGGCGCGCGCGCTCGATTGCCTTCTCGATCAGGAAATTGTGGATTGGGAGGCGATCATCGTCGATGACGCCTCCACGGACCGCACCCCCGCGATGATCGCCGGTTATGCGAAGCGCGATGCCCGATTTCGGACGTTGAGCTCTCGCGCGCAGAGCGCCGCCGGCGCGCGCAACAGCGGGATTTCGACAGCGCGGGGCCGCTGGCTCGTGTTTCTGGACGCGGACGATTGGGTGGATGCCGGCTTTCTCGCGAAAATGCTGGCCGCGCTGAAAGCCGCTCCCGAGGCAGTGGCCGCCTATTGCGGATCTCGCCGCGTGATGCCCGATGGCGGCCTCACCCCGTCGAGCATCGCACCGGAGGTCGCGATCCAGCCCTTCGAAACATTCGCTCGCCGGTGCGCCATTCGCACTCATGCGCTGCTGGTCGACCGGGAGACGATCGTCGAGTTGGGCGGTTTCGATGTGTCGCTGCGCACCTGCGAGGACTGGGACCTGTGGCAGCGCCTCGCGCGTCTGGGCAAACGTTGGGTGATGGTCGACGAGCCGCTCGCCTTCCATCGGATCGGCCCCGACTCGCTCTCCCGCAATTCGACGCAGATGATGGCAGATGCGGAGATCGTGATCACCCGCGGCTTTTCTCCCGATCCCAGGGTCGAACACCCGGCACCGGCTCACGCCAATGGAGCGATCGAGGCAAACGGCTGTACCGCTTCCGAGGCGCTCGCGTGGTTCGCGTTGTGGAACGCCGCGTCGGATTGCGGCCGCGGCTCGCGCCCGATCAACCCGCAGTCCCTGCGCGCGCTCCCGGTGGGGCGTAAGTGGGCGCGCAAGGTCGCCAAGGTGGTCGTCGACGGCCTGATCGTGGGAAGCCTGTCGGTGCCGGCGCAATTGGCGGCCAGGTGGGACAGGTTCGGCGCCTCCCTCGCCGAGCTGATCATCGAACTCGGCAAGGTCTGGGGAGATCCCGTGGCCGGTCGCCGTGCCCAATATCACCTTGAGCAAATGCTTCTCGACTGCGACGACCTTGCCGCGCCGCGCAGGCTGGCGCGGACACTCGGAATTCGCGTCGACGCCAGAAATCCGACCGCGATCGAACTTCCGGAAGGGATCGATCAGATCCATGCCTGTCTGATGATGGATGGCCGGATCGAGGCTCGCGTGCAGTTCGCCGCGCTCGGGACGGTGACAAGGCGTCATTGGATCGAATTGATCGCGAATCTCATGCCTCCCGAGCGGCTTGCGCCGGGCGCCGGTGCCGACACGTCGAACATGCTTGCAGCCGAGGCATCGTTGTCCATGGCGGGACGCCGGTCTGATCGGGACAGCCACTTCGGCAAGCTTGCGCGATTGGCCGCGGAAGCGCGGAGGCTGGTTCGGTCGAGCGCCGAACCTGCAAAACCTCTTGCAGCGCCGCGTCGTAGACCGGCCGCGGATGCCCACGACAATGATCGCACGTCGTTCTGGAATCGCTATTTCGCGACCGAGGATCCCTGGAACTACGGTTCGCCCTATGAGCAGGAAAAATATGAGCGGCAGCTCGAAATTCTGCCTGCGGGTCCTATCGGGCGGGCGCTTGAGCTGGCCTGTGCGGAGGGCCACTTCACGCGGCGGCTGGCGCCGCGCGTGGGCCATCTGACCGCGACCGACATCTCTGCCATAGCCATCGGGCGGGCGCGCGCGCGATGCAGCGATCAGCCGAATGTCGAGTTCGGCGTGCTGGATTTCGCCGCGGACACGCTGCCGGGCGAGATGGATCTGATCGTCTGTTCGGAAGTGCTCTACTACCTGGACGATCTCGCCGAGTTGCGGCGCGTCGCAAAGAAGGTCGTCGAGGCGTTGGCGCCTGGCGGCAGTTTCATCAGCGCGCATGCATTCGTGCTCGGTGACAATATTGAAAGGACGGGCTTCGACTGGAACACATTCGGTGCGCAAGCGATCGCGGAGACGCTGGCAGGGATCGACGGCGTCGTCCTCGATCGATCGATCCAGACCGAGCTCTATCGCATAGACCGCTTCCGCCGCCTGTCGCCGGACGACGTGGCGACGGAGCCGGTGATTGATCATGTGCCAATCCGCGCGCCCATCGAAATCGGGGTTGCGCGAAAGATCGTCTGGGGCGGGGCACGGGCCTTGCGCCGAGACGTCGCACGCAGCGAGCGGAGGCAGAGTATCCCTGTCCTCATGTATCACAGCGTCGCCGATGACGGTCCGGCCGCGCTCGCCCGTTATCGGTGCACGCCAGCCGCATTCGCCGGCCAGATGGCGTGGCTGCGAGCCAATGGCTTCCACGCGATCACGTCCGAGCAACTGGAATGGTTCATCGCCAACCGTCACCCTTTCGCCGGCCGCCCGGTGCTCATCACCTTCGATGACGGCTTCCAGAACTTTGCCGATCACGCCTGGCCGACGTTGCGCGCGAACGACCTGACGGCGGAAGTGTTCCTGGTGACGGACCTGGTGGGTGAAAGTGCGCAGTGGGACGCGTTCAGCGGTCCGCCGACGCCGCTTATGGACGCCGGGACGGTGCGACGCCTCGCCGGCGAAGGTGCGTTCTTCGGAAGCCATATGGCGACCCATCGCGCGATCGACGGCCTGTCGAGCTCTGAGCTGGCCGCCGAGCTCCTGCGTTCGCGTATGTTCATCGAACGCTGGACCAGTCGGTCGACCACGGCGTTCGCGGCACCTTTCTCTGTCACCGACCGACGGCTTGGCCGGCTTGCCAGGGAATGCGGCTATCGGATCGGCTTTGGCGGCAGACATGGGCCGGCGGACCTCGATTGCGATCTCATCGATCTTCCACGCATCGAGATTCGTGGCGATCGCTCGCTCGATGACTTTGTCGCCATTGTCGAGGCCGTGCTCGAATGA